The DNA region GGCCGCGGGCGCCGGCTCCCCCGCCGCTTCCGCCGCGGACGCCCCCCGGGCCGCCGAGCCGGCGAAGCTGCTCACCGCCACGTTCGCCGGCGGCTGCTTCTGGTGCATGCAGGCGCCCTACGACCGGCTGCCGGGCGTCGTCTCGACCGAGGCCGGGTACACCGGGGGGACGAAGCGCAGCCCGACCTACGAAGAGGTGTCCGCGGGGACCACCGGCCACGCCGAGTCCGTGCGCGTCGTGTACGACCCCGCGCGCGTCAGCTACGAGCGGCTGCTGGAGGTCTTCTGGCACAACATCGATCCGCTGGCGCGCGACCGGCAGTTCTGCGACGCCGGCCACCAGTACCGCTCGGCGATCTTCTGGCACGACGAGGCGCAGCGCAGCGCCGCCGAGGCCTCGAAGGCGGCACTGGAGGCGTCGGGCCGCTTCAAGGAGCCGATCGCCACCGAGATCGTGCCCGCCGGCGAGTTCTGGCCGGCGGAGGACTACCACCAGTCCTACTACCGCAAGAACCCCATCCGCTACAAGTTCTACCGCTTCAACTGCGGCCGCGACGCCCGGCTCAAGGAGCTCTGGGGAGAAGCAGCCGGCGAGTGACGCCCGCTCCGCGCCGCTTGACTTGGGCATTCCCTGCCCCGAGAATCCGCGGCATCGCGCGTGCCGGTCGGCACGGGAGGGCGCCATGTGGAGCTACTACCATTTCCTGACCGCGTACTACCTCTGGTTCATCGGGGCGGTGGTGTTCCTCGTCCTGCTCTGGCAGTCGGTGGTCATCGTCGGCGGCACCGAGATCGCGGTCATCGAGCGCCGCTGGTTCGGCCGGAAGATGCCGCAGGGGCGCGTGATGGCGCTGGCCGGCGAGATCGGCATCCAGGCGCGCACGCTCGGGCCGGGGCTGCACCTGCTGATCCCGTTCCTCTACCGGACGTCGAAGGAGTCGTTCTCGCCGATCGCCGAAAGCGAGGTCGGTGTCGTCGAGTCGATCGACGGCGACCCGGTTCCGCCGGGCCGGATCTTCGCGCACGTCGTCCCGGGCCACAACGCGTTCCAGGACGGCGAGGCCTTCCTGAACAACGGCGGCCAGAAGGGGCCGCAGATCCAGATCGTCCCGCCCGGCACGTACCGCATCAACCCGGTGCTCTTCCGCCTCAAGAAGTCCGGCGTCGTGCAGGTCGCGGAGAACGAGATCGCGATCGTCTCCTCGACCGACGGCGACCCGATCCCGCCGGGGAAGATCTTTGCGGGGGTCGTGCCCGGCCACAACGCCTTCCAGAACGGCGACGCGTTCCTGAACAACGGCGGCCAGAAGGGGCCCCAGATCGAGGTGCTGCCGCCGGGCACCTACCGCATCAACCCGGAGCTGTTCCGCGTCAGGAAGGTGCCGGCGGTGACGATCGGCGAGATGGAGGTCGGCCTGCTCATCGCCTCCGACGGCAGCCCGATCCCGCCGGGGAAGATCTTCGCCCGCGTGGTCGGCGGCCACAACGCCTACCAGGACGGCGAGGCCTTCCTGAAGAACGGCGGCGAGAAGGGCCCGCAGATCGAGGTGCTCCCGCCCGGCACCTACCGCATCAACCCCGACCTGTTCGCGGTGCGCAAGGTCCCGGTGGTGGTGATCGAGAAGGGAAAGATCGGCGTCGTCACCTCGATGGACGGGCAGCCGATCCCGGCGGGGAGGCTGCTGGCCGGCAAGGTCGAGGGACATGCCAACTTCGAGAACGGCCAGGCCTTCCTCACCAACGGCGGGCAGAAGGGCCCGCAGATCGACGTGCTCCTGCCCGGCACCTACCGCATCAACACCGACCTCTTCCACGTCGAGACACGGGACGCCACGGTGGTCCCGGCGAGCAAGGTCGGCCTGATCAC from bacterium includes:
- the msrA gene encoding peptide-methionine (S)-S-oxide reductase MsrA, encoding MAARCVLSSLLCAAAACALAAGAGSPAASAADAPRAAEPAKLLTATFAGGCFWCMQAPYDRLPGVVSTEAGYTGGTKRSPTYEEVSAGTTGHAESVRVVYDPARVSYERLLEVFWHNIDPLARDRQFCDAGHQYRSAIFWHDEAQRSAAEASKAALEASGRFKEPIATEIVPAGEFWPAEDYHQSYYRKNPIRYKFYRFNCGRDARLKELWGEAAGE